A stretch of the Arachis stenosperma cultivar V10309 chromosome 6, arast.V10309.gnm1.PFL2, whole genome shotgun sequence genome encodes the following:
- the LOC130936716 gene encoding 60S ribosomal protein L10a, whose amino-acid sequence MSKLQSDALREAITGIVADSKEKNRKFVETIELQIGLKNYDPQKDKRFSGSVKLPHIPRPKMKICMLGDAQHVEEAEKIGLDWMDVEALKKLNKNKKLVKKLAKKYHAFLASEAVIKQIPRLLGPGLNKAGKFPTLVTHQESLESKVNETKAMVKFQLKKVLCMGVAVGNVSMEEKQIFQNVQLSVNFLVSLLKKNWQNVRCLYLKSTMGKSYRVF is encoded by the exons ATGAG TAAGCTTCAGAGTGATGCGCTGAGAGAAGCCATCACAGGAATTGTGGCTGATTCGAAAGAGAAGAATAGGAAGTTTGTTGAGACCATTGAGCTCCAAATTGGACTCAAAAACTATGATCCACAAAAGGACAAGCGTTTCAGTGGTTCTGTAAAGTTGCCACACATCCCAAGGCCCAAGATGAAAATCTGCATGCTTGGTGATGCTCAGCATGTTGAAGAG GCTGAGAAAATAGGATTGGATTGGATGGATGTTGAAGCATTGAAGAAGCTtaacaaaaataagaaattgGTGAAGAAACTTGCCAAGAAATATCATGCTTTCTTGGCTTCTGAAGCAGTCATTAAGCAGATTCCTCGTCTCTTGGGTCCTGGTCTCAACAAGGCAG GAAAGTTTCCCACACTTGTTACCCACCAAGAATCTCTCGAGTCAAAAGTTAACGAGACAAAGGCTATGGTCAAGTTTCAGCTTAAGAAGGTGCTCTGCATGGGAGTAGCCGTTGGCAATGTTAGTATGGAAGAAAAGCAAATCTTTCAAAACGTACAACTGAGTGTTAACTTCCTTGTTTCCTTGTTGAAAAAGAACTGGCAGAAC GTTAGGTGCTTGTATCTGAAGAGTACCATGGGAAAATCTTACCGTGTGTTTTGA